A region of the Terriglobia bacterium genome:
TTTTTGCCAGAGTATTCTTGACGACGCGATAGCTGCTTTTGGTCTCGCGGATCTTCTGGCGCAACTCGGTGTCCTGCAACACGGTCATGCCCTGAAACTGCGCGACAAACAGATTTTTCGCCTGCTGCAGGTCCTTCTTGAGAGCCTCTAGTTCTTCCTTTTTGTTGCCTTTGGATTTCATGGATTCCCCTGCCTACTTTGCGTCCAGCGCGACCAGATCCAGATCCACGCCCGGGCTCATTGTGGACGCGATCGTGATGCGTTTAACGTATTTCCCCTTCAGAGCCGCGGGACGCGCCTTGATCACCGAATCGATCAACATCTGAGCGTTTTCACTCAGTTGATCTTTGGTGAATTCGATTTTGCCGACCGGCGCGTGGATGATACCGGTCTTGTCGACACGAAACTCCACCTTACCGGCCTTGACTTCTTTGATGGCTTTCGCGACGTCCGTGGTTACCGTGCCGATTTTGGGATTCGGCATCAGCCCGCGCGGACCAAGAACCTTACCGAGCCGGCCCACACCGCGCATCATGTCGGGCGTGGCGATGCAGGCGTCAAAATCGACCCAGCCGCCCGCGATCTTTTCGACGATATCGTCGCCGCCGACAATCTCGGCGCCCGCCTGTTCGGCCTCTTTAATCTTGTCGCCGGATGCAATGACGCAGACCTTCTTGGATTTACCCAGACCATGAGGAAGCACGACGGTACCGCGCACCATCTGATCGGCATGCTTTGGATCGACACCAAGACGCATGTGCACTTCAACGGTCTCATTGAACTTCGCGTAATGGACTTTCTTGAGGACGCCCATCGCATCCTCGACACTGTAGGGCCGCTCCTCGATCTCTTTCTTCGCCGCTTCGTATTTCTTCCCTGCTTTTGCCATAAGTTAAACGACCTCAATACCCATGCTTCGCGCAGTTCCCCTCACCGTCTGAATGGCGGCATCCAGGCTTGCCGCATTCAGGTCCGGCATTTTGAGGCGCGCGATGTCTTCGACCTGCTTCTTCGTAACGGTACCTACTTTGCTCTTGTTAGGTTCCCCCGATCCTTTCGCAATATTCGCAGCCCGCTTGAGCAGGATCGAAGCCGGGGGCGTCTTCGTAATAAAACTGTAGGAGCGATCTGAGTAGATCGTCACGACGACCGGAATGATCAAACCTTCCTGGTCTTTCGCCGACGTTTTCGCGTTGAACGCTTTGCAGAAATCCATGATGTTCACGCCGTGCTGGCCGAGAGCCGGACCGACCGGCGGAGCCGGCGTCGCCTTGCCGGCGGGAATCTGCAGTTTCACCTGTCCGATGACCTTCTTTGCCATTACGTTTTCTCCACTTGAAGGAAGTCGAGCTCCACCGGAGTCGACCGGCCGAAGATCGTGACCATGACCTTCAACGTGTTCCTGTCTGTATTCACATCATCGACAACGCCGGTGAAGCTCGC
Encoded here:
- the rplA gene encoding 50S ribosomal protein L1, with amino-acid sequence MAKAGKKYEAAKKEIEERPYSVEDAMGVLKKVHYAKFNETVEVHMRLGVDPKHADQMVRGTVVLPHGLGKSKKVCVIASGDKIKEAEQAGAEIVGGDDIVEKIAGGWVDFDACIATPDMMRGVGRLGKVLGPRGLMPNPKIGTVTTDVAKAIKEVKAGKVEFRVDKTGIIHAPVGKIEFTKDQLSENAQMLIDSVIKARPAALKGKYVKRITIASTMSPGVDLDLVALDAK
- the rplK gene encoding 50S ribosomal protein L11, which produces MAKKVIGQVKLQIPAGKATPAPPVGPALGQHGVNIMDFCKAFNAKTSAKDQEGLIIPVVVTIYSDRSYSFITKTPPASILLKRAANIAKGSGEPNKSKVGTVTKKQVEDIARLKMPDLNAASLDAAIQTVRGTARSMGIEVV